The Linepithema humile isolate Giens D197 chromosome 7, Lhum_UNIL_v1.0, whole genome shotgun sequence genome has a window encoding:
- the ASPP gene encoding apoptosis-stimulating of p53 protein 1 isoform X1, producing the protein MLACVYPRENFEVKTVAVKLHPGKSKRKSKSVAVKEKLTPDTTEAECSNGGQVSNELAVGGGGAVLVLSELESMAARQQREIAQQRRLLEQKEARLAVLRGAQEPAQQDRLARLRYKLDQQQSKLNRLRLLRSQTDQSRVNNATLTSDLDCIRALFNEKEKELSLAVAKVEELTRQLEELRGRQNAPAGGGSAGSIGGGLTGTTSNGHLVTPASAELEKLRRELMYRNKMNEQQNQVVSQQRQALAQRQAEMASIDARIAQLQSRLQRKRALNQRLTHQLGPGGGGGGRGVGGANNTGFPDTKLDGFNNSGKLRPAGNIAAIEPYSHIPNDNDFNLNKNDPKYQTLPYNTKFTVNFKTIEDDVNKNKIQHSASASQLGQRPTFQQYGHQIVHSQSQSHIQGQSQLLGSNQQQQHNQNLGNQPTTIQSSCNYNNNNNNNNNNNNNSNNLMGGNAHSFSPDNLSQGLRLHQGHQQQQQQQTQQHQNGSAQQKQHNVTGISGVSTTSNLVGVTVPSIAQTAQNSHRNLQQTASGHQKPVSSVAPSFSVKSQIYQTSSTKIHPVMPQTLSLLGRGHNNNAAQNYIGNNQQQAATTQLVQAGIGNQETMNYRHGYSIAQQQQQYPNQTTSIHASSPAAVYQVQSSSNLHGTIAATSFGNSTQKYNQSQLPNSNDLAQNQEQNQILNNQKAKFEPSGKNQDKFEHALSSGNKHEQQQQTRYDQNLTGKYESQQQSGKHDPTGNQAKHEQHLLNIKYEPSCQNSQQYGKHEQQQQHEGRLPTKYDHNPTFKHDPSNITQYKAEYKSESNKYESSQNKFEVPAKYEQNSTTKHVADHVAVKFEMPVKTTERPFEFDSRPTTKNSDNSERKTFNELRIEDKTKPALPPKPSKPNPPPRLTHHEKIDVPSSEGINECKMVNTNLNSRSDKDEDIPPIPTSEPPESPTETQLGNHQLIKARPLTLKKAPISEQPKLRYAKSNVHVSINRRIEMPPAFLFPETEIPADLMQTEQQQQQHQQNIDTTDNCKSILSEDIGDGERLEEADIIDALNVINIEDKPTKMKTDSELTGGTGGELDIDGGKISEVMRRKKGNLKSSSTGNSGGKVNLSRRVSFDPLALLLDASLEGELELVKKTAKEVANPSSANDEGITALHNAICAGHLEIVKFLVEFGCDVNAQDSDGWTPLHCAASCNNLSMVRFLVEHGACIFATTLSDHETAAEKCEEDEEGFDGCSEYLYSVQEKLGIINSGQVYAVFDYEAQHADELLLKNGDSVVVLRKGDDNEREWWWSKLGHKEGYVPRNLLGLYPRVQPAKAID; encoded by the exons ATGCTGGCGTGCGTCTATCCGCGGGAAAACTTTGAGGTGAAAACCGTAGCGGTGAAGCTTCATCCTGGAAAATCGAAGAGAAAGTCCAAGTCCGTCGCGGTAAAGGAAAAACTTACTCCGGACACCACAGAGGCGGAATGTAGCAACGGCGGGCAAGTAAGCAACGAG TTAGCAGTGGGCGGGGGTGGTGCTGTGCTGGTGCTCAGCGAGCTTGAAAGCATGGCGGCCAGACAACAGCGGGAAATCGCTCAGCAAAGGCGCCTCCTGGAGCAGAAAGAGGCCCGCTTAGCCGTGCTTCGAGGCGCACAG GAGCCAGCACAGCAGGACAGACTCGCCAGATTGAGGTATAAACTGGACCAGCAACAGAGCAAGCTGAATCGACTGCGATTACTCAGATCGCAGACCGACCAGTCGCGTGTCAACAATGCAACATTGA CTTCTGATCTGGACTGCATTAGAGCCCTATTCAATGAGAAGGAGAAGGAGCTCTCGCTGGCCGTGGCGAAGGTTGAGGAGCTGACGCGGCAGCTGGAGGAACTTCGGGGTCGTCAGAATGCTCCCGCCGGTGGTGGAAGCGCCGGCAGCATTGGAGGCGGTCTCACAGGGACTACTAGCAACGGACACTTGGTCACACCGGCCAGCGCTGAGCTGGAGAAGCTCAGGAGGGAGCTTATG TATCGCAACAAGATGAACGAACAGCAAAACCAGGTGGTGTCCCAGCAGCGACAAGCCCTGGCGCAGCGACAGGCCGAGATGGCATCGATAGATGCGCGGATAGCTCAACTCCAGAGCCGGCTTCAGCGTAAGAGAGCGTTGAATCAGCGGTTAACGCACCAACTGGGCcccggcggcggtggtggcggaCGCGGTGTCGGCGGCGCCAACAATACAGGATTCCCGGACACGAAGCTTGACGGCTTCAACAATAGCGGCAAGCTGCGACCGGCCGGCAACATCGCCGCGATCGAGCCCTACTCGCACATACCGAACGACAACGATTTCAACTTGAATAAGAACGACCCCAAGTACCAGACACTGCCGTACAACACCAAGTTCACGGTGAACTTCAAGACCATAGAGGATGACGTGAACAAAAACAAGATACAACACTCGGCAAGCGCCTCCCAGCTGGGGCAGCGGCCGACCTTTCAGCAATATGGACACCAAATTGTTCACAGCCAGTCGCAATCGCACATTCAGG GGCAATCTCAATTATTAGGAAGCAATCAACAGCAGCAGCACAATCAAAATCTCGGCAATCAGCCCACGACGATCCAATCAAGTTGCAACTACaataacaacaacaacaacaataacaacaataataataacagcaACAATCTCATGGGCGGCAACGCGCACAGCTTCAGTCCGGATAATCTGTCGCAAGGTCTTCGTCTTCATCAGGGTcatcagcagcagcaacagcagcagacGCAGCAACATCAGAATGGCAGTGCTCAGCAGAAGCAGCACAATGTGACCGGAATTAGCGGCGTGTCGACGACGTCGAATCTCGTCGGGGTGACCGTCCCTTCGATCGCGCAAACCGCGCAGAATTCGCATCGGAACCTGCAGCAGACCGCAAGCGGTCATCAGAAACCGGTGTCGAGCGTGGCGCCGAGTTTCTCCGTCAAGTCGCAGATCTATCAGACTTCGTCGACGAAGATCCATCCGGTGATGCCGCAGACGTTGAGTCTGCTGGGTCGCGGGCATAACAACAACGCGGCGCAGAATTACATCGGCAATAATCAGCAGCAAGCGGCCACCACGCAGCTGGTGCAAGCCGGCATCGGGAATCAGGAAACAATGAACTACAGACATGGCTACTCCATCGcccaacagcagcagcaataTCCGAATCAGACGACGAGCATTCATGCGTCTTCACCGGCAGCTGTTTATCAGGTGCAGAGTTCATCGAATCTTCACGGTACCATCGCTGCGACGAGCTTCGGCAATTCCACTCAGAAGTACAACCAGTCGCAGCTACCAAATTCCAACGATCTCGCGCAAAATCAGGAGCAGAATCAGATCCTGAACAATCAGAAAGCCAAGTTCGAGCCCTCGGGCAAGAATCAGGATAAGTTCGAGCACGCGTTATCATCCGGCAACAAGCACGAGCAACAGCAACAGACTAGATACGATCAGAATCTCACGGGCAAGTATGAGTCTCAGCAACAGAGCGGCAAGCACGATCCGACCGGAAATCAAGCGAAGCACGAACAACACCTGCTTAATATTAAGTACGAGCCCAGTTGTCAGAATTCGCAACAGTATGGTAAACACgagcaacaacaacagcacGAGGGAAGATTGCCAACTAAATATGATCATAATCCAACATTCAAACACGATCCTTCGAATATCACCCAGTATAAAGCGGAATACAAATCGGAGTCTAACAAGTACGAGAGCAGTCAAAATAAGTTCGAGGTGCCGGCCAAATACGAGCAGAACTCCACAACAAAGCATGTGGCCGATCACGTGGCCGTCAAGTTCGAGATGCCTGTAAAAACAACAGAAAGACCGTTTGAGTTCGATAGCAGACCGACGACGAAGAACAGCGACAATAGTGAGAGGAAAACTTTTAATGAATTGCGAATAGAGGACAAGACGAAACCGGCGCTGCCACCGAAACCGAGCAAACCGAATCCGCCACCGAGACTGACTCACCACGAGAAAATTGATGTGCCGTCATCCGAGGGAATCAACGAGTGCAAGATGGTCAACACAAATCTCAACTCGAG GTCGGATAAGGACGAGGATATACCGCCGATTCCCACGTCGGAGCCGCCAGAATCTCCCACGGAGACACAACTGGGCAATCATCAACTCATCAAGGCTCGACCATTGACCTTGAAGAAGGCACCGATATCGGAGCAGCCAAAGCTGAGATACGCCAAATCCAATGTTCACGTCTCGATAAATCGACGAATTGAAATGCCCCCGGCCTTCCTATTCCCGGAGACGGAAATTCCGGCGGATCTCATGCAAACcgagcaacagcagcagcaacatcAACAAAACATCGACACCACAGACAATTGCAAGAGTATTCTCAGCGAGGATATCGGTGACGGCGAGCGATTGGAAGAAGCGGATATCATTGACGCTCTGAATGTCATCAACATCGAGGACAAGCCGACGAAGATGAAAACCGACTCGGAGCTGACCGGAGGCACCGGAGGCGAATTAGATATAGATGGAGGGAAAATATCGGAAGTGAtgagaagaaagaaaggaaaccTTAAATCATCGAGTACGGGGAATAGCGGAGGCAAGGTTAATCTATCGAGACGGGTGTCGTTTGACCCATTGGCGCTATTACTCGACGCCAGTCTCGAGGGTGAGCTCGAGCTGGTGAAGAAAACCGCAAAAGAGGTCGCCAATCCAAGCTCCGCCAACGATGAGGGCATTACCGCCTTGCATAATGCCATATGTGCCGGTCACCTTGAGATCGTCAAGTTCCTCGTAGAGTTCGGCTGCGATGTCAACGCCCAAGATAGCGATGGAtg gACACCGTTACATTGCGCTGCGAGTTGCAACAATTTGTCCATGGTGAGATTCTTGGTCGAACACGGTGCGTGCATCTTCGCGACCACTCTTTCGGATCACGAGACCGCCGCGGAGAAATGCGAAGAGGACGAGGAAGGCTTCGATGGATGTTCCGAGTATTTGTACA gCGTCCAAGAGAAGTTGGGAATCATAAATAGTGGTCAAGTTTACGCGGTTTTCGATTACGAAGCGCAACACGCAGATGAACTCTTGCTGAAGAACGGCGATTCCGTAGTCGTACTTCGGAAGGGCGACGACAACGAACGGGAATGGTGGTGGAGCAAACTTGGACACAAAGAAGGCTATGTACCTCGGAATCTATTAGgg TTATATCCCAGAGTGCAGCCCGCAAAAGCGATTGACTAA
- the ASPP gene encoding apoptosis-stimulating of p53 protein 1 isoform X3, translated as MREGSGNAADVLAVGGGGAVLVLSELESMAARQQREIAQQRRLLEQKEARLAVLRGAQEPAQQDRLARLRYKLDQQQSKLNRLRLLRSQTDQSRVNNATLTSDLDCIRALFNEKEKELSLAVAKVEELTRQLEELRGRQNAPAGGGSAGSIGGGLTGTTSNGHLVTPASAELEKLRRELMYRNKMNEQQNQVVSQQRQALAQRQAEMASIDARIAQLQSRLQRKRALNQRLTHQLGPGGGGGGRGVGGANNTGFPDTKLDGFNNSGKLRPAGNIAAIEPYSHIPNDNDFNLNKNDPKYQTLPYNTKFTVNFKTIEDDVNKNKIQHSASASQLGQRPTFQQYGHQIVHSQSQSHIQGQSQLLGSNQQQQHNQNLGNQPTTIQSSCNYNNNNNNNNNNNNNSNNLMGGNAHSFSPDNLSQGLRLHQGHQQQQQQQTQQHQNGSAQQKQHNVTGISGVSTTSNLVGVTVPSIAQTAQNSHRNLQQTASGHQKPVSSVAPSFSVKSQIYQTSSTKIHPVMPQTLSLLGRGHNNNAAQNYIGNNQQQAATTQLVQAGIGNQETMNYRHGYSIAQQQQQYPNQTTSIHASSPAAVYQVQSSSNLHGTIAATSFGNSTQKYNQSQLPNSNDLAQNQEQNQILNNQKAKFEPSGKNQDKFEHALSSGNKHEQQQQTRYDQNLTGKYESQQQSGKHDPTGNQAKHEQHLLNIKYEPSCQNSQQYGKHEQQQQHEGRLPTKYDHNPTFKHDPSNITQYKAEYKSESNKYESSQNKFEVPAKYEQNSTTKHVADHVAVKFEMPVKTTERPFEFDSRPTTKNSDNSERKTFNELRIEDKTKPALPPKPSKPNPPPRLTHHEKIDVPSSEGINECKMVNTNLNSRSDKDEDIPPIPTSEPPESPTETQLGNHQLIKARPLTLKKAPISEQPKLRYAKSNVHVSINRRIEMPPAFLFPETEIPADLMQTEQQQQQHQQNIDTTDNCKSILSEDIGDGERLEEADIIDALNVINIEDKPTKMKTDSELTGGTGGELDIDGGKISEVMRRKKGNLKSSSTGNSGGKVNLSRRVSFDPLALLLDASLEGELELVKKTAKEVANPSSANDEGITALHNAICAGHLEIVKFLVEFGCDVNAQDSDGWTPLHCAASCNNLSMVRFLVEHGACIFATTLSDHETAAEKCEEDEEGFDGCSEYLYSVQEKLGIINSGQVYAVFDYEAQHADELLLKNGDSVVVLRKGDDNEREWWWSKLGHKEGYVPRNLLGLYPRVQPAKAID; from the exons TTAGCAGTGGGCGGGGGTGGTGCTGTGCTGGTGCTCAGCGAGCTTGAAAGCATGGCGGCCAGACAACAGCGGGAAATCGCTCAGCAAAGGCGCCTCCTGGAGCAGAAAGAGGCCCGCTTAGCCGTGCTTCGAGGCGCACAG GAGCCAGCACAGCAGGACAGACTCGCCAGATTGAGGTATAAACTGGACCAGCAACAGAGCAAGCTGAATCGACTGCGATTACTCAGATCGCAGACCGACCAGTCGCGTGTCAACAATGCAACATTGA CTTCTGATCTGGACTGCATTAGAGCCCTATTCAATGAGAAGGAGAAGGAGCTCTCGCTGGCCGTGGCGAAGGTTGAGGAGCTGACGCGGCAGCTGGAGGAACTTCGGGGTCGTCAGAATGCTCCCGCCGGTGGTGGAAGCGCCGGCAGCATTGGAGGCGGTCTCACAGGGACTACTAGCAACGGACACTTGGTCACACCGGCCAGCGCTGAGCTGGAGAAGCTCAGGAGGGAGCTTATG TATCGCAACAAGATGAACGAACAGCAAAACCAGGTGGTGTCCCAGCAGCGACAAGCCCTGGCGCAGCGACAGGCCGAGATGGCATCGATAGATGCGCGGATAGCTCAACTCCAGAGCCGGCTTCAGCGTAAGAGAGCGTTGAATCAGCGGTTAACGCACCAACTGGGCcccggcggcggtggtggcggaCGCGGTGTCGGCGGCGCCAACAATACAGGATTCCCGGACACGAAGCTTGACGGCTTCAACAATAGCGGCAAGCTGCGACCGGCCGGCAACATCGCCGCGATCGAGCCCTACTCGCACATACCGAACGACAACGATTTCAACTTGAATAAGAACGACCCCAAGTACCAGACACTGCCGTACAACACCAAGTTCACGGTGAACTTCAAGACCATAGAGGATGACGTGAACAAAAACAAGATACAACACTCGGCAAGCGCCTCCCAGCTGGGGCAGCGGCCGACCTTTCAGCAATATGGACACCAAATTGTTCACAGCCAGTCGCAATCGCACATTCAGG GGCAATCTCAATTATTAGGAAGCAATCAACAGCAGCAGCACAATCAAAATCTCGGCAATCAGCCCACGACGATCCAATCAAGTTGCAACTACaataacaacaacaacaacaataacaacaataataataacagcaACAATCTCATGGGCGGCAACGCGCACAGCTTCAGTCCGGATAATCTGTCGCAAGGTCTTCGTCTTCATCAGGGTcatcagcagcagcaacagcagcagacGCAGCAACATCAGAATGGCAGTGCTCAGCAGAAGCAGCACAATGTGACCGGAATTAGCGGCGTGTCGACGACGTCGAATCTCGTCGGGGTGACCGTCCCTTCGATCGCGCAAACCGCGCAGAATTCGCATCGGAACCTGCAGCAGACCGCAAGCGGTCATCAGAAACCGGTGTCGAGCGTGGCGCCGAGTTTCTCCGTCAAGTCGCAGATCTATCAGACTTCGTCGACGAAGATCCATCCGGTGATGCCGCAGACGTTGAGTCTGCTGGGTCGCGGGCATAACAACAACGCGGCGCAGAATTACATCGGCAATAATCAGCAGCAAGCGGCCACCACGCAGCTGGTGCAAGCCGGCATCGGGAATCAGGAAACAATGAACTACAGACATGGCTACTCCATCGcccaacagcagcagcaataTCCGAATCAGACGACGAGCATTCATGCGTCTTCACCGGCAGCTGTTTATCAGGTGCAGAGTTCATCGAATCTTCACGGTACCATCGCTGCGACGAGCTTCGGCAATTCCACTCAGAAGTACAACCAGTCGCAGCTACCAAATTCCAACGATCTCGCGCAAAATCAGGAGCAGAATCAGATCCTGAACAATCAGAAAGCCAAGTTCGAGCCCTCGGGCAAGAATCAGGATAAGTTCGAGCACGCGTTATCATCCGGCAACAAGCACGAGCAACAGCAACAGACTAGATACGATCAGAATCTCACGGGCAAGTATGAGTCTCAGCAACAGAGCGGCAAGCACGATCCGACCGGAAATCAAGCGAAGCACGAACAACACCTGCTTAATATTAAGTACGAGCCCAGTTGTCAGAATTCGCAACAGTATGGTAAACACgagcaacaacaacagcacGAGGGAAGATTGCCAACTAAATATGATCATAATCCAACATTCAAACACGATCCTTCGAATATCACCCAGTATAAAGCGGAATACAAATCGGAGTCTAACAAGTACGAGAGCAGTCAAAATAAGTTCGAGGTGCCGGCCAAATACGAGCAGAACTCCACAACAAAGCATGTGGCCGATCACGTGGCCGTCAAGTTCGAGATGCCTGTAAAAACAACAGAAAGACCGTTTGAGTTCGATAGCAGACCGACGACGAAGAACAGCGACAATAGTGAGAGGAAAACTTTTAATGAATTGCGAATAGAGGACAAGACGAAACCGGCGCTGCCACCGAAACCGAGCAAACCGAATCCGCCACCGAGACTGACTCACCACGAGAAAATTGATGTGCCGTCATCCGAGGGAATCAACGAGTGCAAGATGGTCAACACAAATCTCAACTCGAG GTCGGATAAGGACGAGGATATACCGCCGATTCCCACGTCGGAGCCGCCAGAATCTCCCACGGAGACACAACTGGGCAATCATCAACTCATCAAGGCTCGACCATTGACCTTGAAGAAGGCACCGATATCGGAGCAGCCAAAGCTGAGATACGCCAAATCCAATGTTCACGTCTCGATAAATCGACGAATTGAAATGCCCCCGGCCTTCCTATTCCCGGAGACGGAAATTCCGGCGGATCTCATGCAAACcgagcaacagcagcagcaacatcAACAAAACATCGACACCACAGACAATTGCAAGAGTATTCTCAGCGAGGATATCGGTGACGGCGAGCGATTGGAAGAAGCGGATATCATTGACGCTCTGAATGTCATCAACATCGAGGACAAGCCGACGAAGATGAAAACCGACTCGGAGCTGACCGGAGGCACCGGAGGCGAATTAGATATAGATGGAGGGAAAATATCGGAAGTGAtgagaagaaagaaaggaaaccTTAAATCATCGAGTACGGGGAATAGCGGAGGCAAGGTTAATCTATCGAGACGGGTGTCGTTTGACCCATTGGCGCTATTACTCGACGCCAGTCTCGAGGGTGAGCTCGAGCTGGTGAAGAAAACCGCAAAAGAGGTCGCCAATCCAAGCTCCGCCAACGATGAGGGCATTACCGCCTTGCATAATGCCATATGTGCCGGTCACCTTGAGATCGTCAAGTTCCTCGTAGAGTTCGGCTGCGATGTCAACGCCCAAGATAGCGATGGAtg gACACCGTTACATTGCGCTGCGAGTTGCAACAATTTGTCCATGGTGAGATTCTTGGTCGAACACGGTGCGTGCATCTTCGCGACCACTCTTTCGGATCACGAGACCGCCGCGGAGAAATGCGAAGAGGACGAGGAAGGCTTCGATGGATGTTCCGAGTATTTGTACA gCGTCCAAGAGAAGTTGGGAATCATAAATAGTGGTCAAGTTTACGCGGTTTTCGATTACGAAGCGCAACACGCAGATGAACTCTTGCTGAAGAACGGCGATTCCGTAGTCGTACTTCGGAAGGGCGACGACAACGAACGGGAATGGTGGTGGAGCAAACTTGGACACAAAGAAGGCTATGTACCTCGGAATCTATTAGgg TTATATCCCAGAGTGCAGCCCGCAAAAGCGATTGACTAA